Sequence from the Planctomycetota bacterium genome:
GGCTGTTGACGCTGTCGACGGCCCCGCTGCCGCCGCCGCCGCTGCCTGCGGTGATCGTGAGCGTGGCGCCACTAACGCCAGTTGCGGCGCTGATGGTCGCGCCGCCTGCGCCGACCAGCGTAATCGCGCCCGTGAACGTGTTCACGCTGATGACGCCGGTTCCGCTCGGCCCTGCCGGCCCTTGCGGTCCAATGCCACTGCCCAGCGTAATGTTGATGTCGGCCATCAGGTCACCTCAAACGTGCCTTCGATCGCCTTGCGTGTCGTCCCGCCTGGCGC
This genomic interval carries:
- a CDS encoding collagen-like repeat preface domain-containing protein, coding for MADINITLGSGIGPQGPAGPSGTGVISVNTFTGAITLVGAGGATISAATGVSGATLTITAGSGGGGSGAVDSVNS